The Phormidium sp. PBR-2020 DNA segment CCATTCATAGGTTCGCTTTTGAAACGGATAATCTCCTAAGACGGCCACCCCAGCGGCGGCAGCTAATACGTTAACTGACCAAGAATCTCGCCAACGTTGCCACCGTCGTAACCGATCAGGATGGGAGATGGCATAGCCGAGCCGTAGGCCGGGTAGACTATAAAACTTGGTCAGCGATCGCAACACCACCAGATTGGGAAATTCCTGCACCCAATCAATCAGACTTTCCTGAGAGTCCGGTTCTAGGAAATCCATAAAGGCCTCATCGGCCACCACCAACTGGGCCGTTTCCAAAATCGCCCGCAATCGCCAGCGGGGCCAAAGTTGTCCCGTGGGGTTATGAGGATTGTTAACCAGTAGGCCTTCCTGAGAACTCACCTGCCAGAGGGGTTGATTCCAGGCGGACACCGGACGAACAGTTGCCCCAAAGGTACTCAAGGCACGACCATAGTCCCCAAAGGCCGGTAGGGGCAAGAGAACGCGATCGCATTGGGACAGTTCTAACCCGGCCCAAGTTAATAATTCCGCTGCCCCATTTCCCGGCAACACCCAAGCCGGGTCAATCTTATGACTCCGGGCGATCGCCTCACGTAATGGCCCATAGTTAGGATCGGGATAGTTCCGCAGTTCCTTTAGGGTTCTTTGAATCGCGTCGAGGGCGGTCTGAGGAGGTCCTAAGGGATTAATATTGGCGGAAAAGTCTAAAATTTCCTCCGGCCGACATCCAGCGAAGGAGGCAGCCCATGTTAAATTTCCACCATGAATGGGGGGATGAGTCATCAGAGAAGCATGGACAGGCAAGAGAACGGGGCAACATCGCTAGAGGCAATCGCAGTCTGAAATGATGGTCTTAAATGATAGTCCTAGCCGAAGCGGTAACGTCCCCAGATCCACCATACTCCGACGAGGGACCCCCAGACTAGTAGACGACGGGTTAACCCCAAGGCCTCCTGAACCACTGAGGCTGTAATCGGTCGGTCAGGTTTGCCTAAACGGGGTTTCTCAGTCACCACCCCCTGATAACGATTCGTTCCGCCCAACTCGACTCCCAAGGCCAAGGCATAGGCACATTCACTCCAACCGGAGTTGGGGCTAGGATCGAGTCGGGCTTGCTGGCGGCATTGTCCCCAGAGATGATGGGGATGGCCCGACAGCAGGGCGATGGTCAAAACTGTTAAACGACAGGGAAGCCAGGTTAAAACATCCTCGGTGCGCGCGCTGCACCAGCCGATATCGATGTAGGGAGGGCGTTTATAGCCAACCATGGAATCCAGGGTGCTAACGGATTTGTAGGCAAGAGCGACCACTGCCGCGCCCCCTGGAGATACGATTGACCCAACAAGTCCGTAGAATAACGGAGCGGTTACCCCATCCACCGTATTTTCTGCTACCGTCTCCAAAATCGCCCGTAAAATTTCTGACTCCGTGAGGTGGTCTGTATCCCGTCCCACATAGTTTTGTAACCGTTGCCGGGCGGCCGGAACATCTCCATTGAGAATTGGCGTTAAGACATCTTCAGCGGCCCGCCGTAAACTGCGCCCGGCTAAACAGGAAGCGAACAGAATGATGGCGATCGCCGCCCCAACTCCCGGATGAATCCAGCCCCCCAGGGCAATCATTCCCCAAGCCAGCCCCCCACTCCCGAGGACCATCAGCAGGGTTAACCCCACCCCCAGCCATCGCAACCATCGAGGGGATTGAGTCAGACGCAAGGCCGTCTCGGTATAAGCAGAAATGACCCAACCCATGACTTGCACCGGATGCAACCAATGCCAAGGATCTCCGAGGAGATAGTCGAGGAGGAGGGCCCCTAGGAAAATCAGCAGGGCGATCGCCCCATCATTGAGAAGAATCGCCATCATCATCACGCCGACACGCTCAACTGGGGTAACCAGTTCCAGAGACGCTCCTGGGTGAAATCCTCAATGGCAAACTTAGCCCCCGCCTCCTCTAAAATGCGGGGATCATGGGTGGTGGCCATACCGATGGTGGTGACTCCGGCCCCCACTGCACTGCAAATTCCCAGGGGAGTATCCTCAAAGGCGATCGCCTCCCCAGACTCTCGGCCCAACTGCTGTAACGCCGTTTGATAGGGCAAGGGATGGGGTTTTCCCTGGGGCAACTCCTCGCTGATAATGACCCGATCAAAGCGATCGCCCAACCCCAAGGCCGTCAGCATCATCTCAGCGTTCTCTCGGGGGGCATTGGTGACAACCGCCGTGGCTAACTCCTGCTGCGAGAGCCAATCCAGGAGCCGATCCAACCCCGCCAACCGTTGCATCTGAGTTCCCCGTTCCCGGAATAAGGCTTCCTTACGCCTGGCCAGTTCCATGCCTACCTCGAAGGGCAGATGGGACAACACATCTCGTACAATCGCCTCATTGCGATGGCCCACCATAAACTGGTCATAGAAGGGGCGATCGATGGTTATCCCCTGCTCCAGGAGAAGTTCTTGCCAAATGGCGAAATGCAAAATATCAGTATTAACAAGGGTTCCATCGAGATCAAATAGAATCGCAGTGAGTACCAAGGTGAGATTTCCCCCTCGCTCAACAGTAGCGGTACTATTGTTGCAAACTTTCTGGCAAACTTGGTTGCAAACCCGATTGCTAAGGTCTGATTCTTGTCCGGCCCTCCCTTCGGGCCTTCTCTCCCCGACGTATCACGAGGCAACTGACGCACCATGACTTCTTCAACTCCCACCTTTGGCGATCGCGCCCACCAAGCGATCAGTACCCATGTCGAGCATATCCTGAAGCATGAGGAGGATGTATTGGGCGATCGCGATCCTGAAGCCCTGCATCAGATGCGTGTGGGAATGCGACGTTTACGCAGTGATACCGTGGGATTCGCCGCCGCCGTTATCCTCCCCAAACCGGCCCAGAATCGTAAAATTGGCAAGATGGCCCGAACCCTAGGGGTATTACGGGACATTGATGTGATGCAACAGCTTCTCCAGGAGCAGTTCTTACCCAACAGTCCCAAAAAAGAACGCGATCGCCTGCAACCGGCCCTCAAAACTCTCGCCAAACGCCGCAAAACTGCCCGCAAAGATACAGAAAAACTCCTTCAGGGCAAAGCCTACAACAAATTCAAAGGGGCGATTCAGGAATGGTTACAACATCCTCAATACAGCCCCTACGCCGATCTACCGATTCAGGATGTCTTAGCGGATATTCTCCTACCGAGTATCAGCGGCCTGCTGCTCGAACCCGGTTGGTGGGTTGGAGTCTCCAAGCCAACGGCGTCATCCCCCGACGCTAACGCCAAGTCCTCCACCTCTATCGAGGCGGCCCAGCTCACTCAAGAGGAGGTCGAAACCCTGCTTCTGAGTCAGGGACAACATCTCCATAACCTGCGTAAACAAACCAAGCGAGTTCGTTATCTGATGTATCTCTTTGCCGATCTCTATAGCCCTACCTATCAGGCCTATTTGTCGGATATGAAAGACTTACAAGAGGTGTTAGGCAATCTGCAAGATAGCTATGTTATGGGGGAATTTCTCAGCGAGGCGTTAAACCAAGACTTTAGTAAAATCGCCCCAAATTTAGCCCAACAACTTCAACAGAGGCGCTATCAGGCTTGGTTACAGTGGCACAGTCTACAATGTCGCTATCTGTCTGCCCCCATCCGCCAAGTCTTCCGTTCAGAAGTCGTCAACGGCTACCAAGGTTGATCGCCTCGGCCAAGACAAGCCGCATTGCTATTGACCATTCACCACTTTACGACTTCCCCATGGGCCACCTCGTTCTGCTTGCTGTCGGACTTGATCACTATCACTATCTTCAACCTCTGCGGTTTGCGGTTCAAGATGCCCAGGGGTTGCGGGATCATCTTGTGGGTACCGGCCGGCTCTCCCCGGCTCATTGTGCCCTGCTCACGGAACAGTCCCCCCCTACCGACGATGGGATGGAGACGGAACCCAAAACGGCGGCGTTAGAAGCGTTGTTAGCTGACTGGCTCCCCCAGCAGGTGGGGACGGAGGATGTGGTGTGGCTGTTTTTTAGTGGCTATGTGCTCAATCATGGCGGCCAGGACTATTTTTTGCTGCGAGATAGTGATCCTGAACGCCTCCCGGAAACGGCGATCGCCGCTCGTAGCTTGGTTGAGAAACTTCAGGCTCTCAAGAGTCGCCATATCACCCTATTTCTAGATATCCGCCGCCCCACCGCCCCGCAATTAGGTCAACGGATTGGCTCAGAGTTAGTTCGGTTGGCCCAAACCGCTGAGATTCCCCTATTGCTCAGTTGTCAGTTAGGTGAGCGATCGCGGGAATCGCGGGATTTACGGCGAGGGCTATTTACCACCGCCCTCATTGCTGCCCTACGCTATCACGACGATCGCACCCTCGCGGAGATTGAAGCTGACTTAAAGGTCGCTCTGCCTCCTTTGGCGGATCAATGTCGCCAACCGCCTCAAATTCCTTTATTGATTGCTTCGGAGTCTCAGAAGGGGCGATCGCTCTTTGTCAATGACGCTCCCTCAGCCCCCAGTCCCAACCCAGACACCACTCCAGACACCACCCCAGACACCACCCCAGACCCTATCTCCGAGGTTCAACCGCCCCCCGCCCAGGAGAAGGCCGTCCCCAGCACCGCCTCAGCCCCCAGAGCCGGAGGTCTTTGGCAACTGGTGGCCTTATTAGGGGCGATCGCCTCGTTCCTCATGCTGGGGGTCTTGGGTACCCCTCCCTCGCCAGAACGAGAGGAGACTACCCCCACCGCCCAAATGCGCCCAGACCCACCAGAAACGCCCATAGACCCCAGTCAAAACCAAGAAATACTCCAACAAGCTCAAGCGCAAATTGACCCCGGACAAGCCTCATCCTACTGGCGGGCGATCGAGCAAGTGCGACAAATCCAACCGAACCAGCCTCTCTATGATCAAGCCCAAGGGGCCATCAACGGTTGGAGTCAGGATATCCTAGAGTTGGCCGAACGCCGAGCGGAGGCGGGGCAGATTCAATTTGCCATTGATGCGGCTCGCTTAATTCCCGAAACCAGCCCCGCTTACGAGAGGGCCCAACAACAAATCGCCACCTGGGAAACCCAACTTCCCTAGTTCCCGGCAAATCCTGCCATTGTCAAGTCTCAATTCTGAAGTCTTTATGTTGTCTGTTGCTGACGCTGAACGTGTAATTTTGGCTGCTGTTCATCCCTTAACGGAGGTTGAGGGCGTTCATCTCCCCGATGCAACGGGGCGCATTTTGGCCCAAACCGTGAGGAGTCAACTGGACTTTCCCCATTGGGATAATTCCGCTATGGACGGCTATGCGGTGCGGTTTGAGGATGTGGCGGACAGTTCCCGAGACCATCCCCGAGGGTTACAGGTGATTGAAGAGATTGCGGCGGGACAGCCTCCCCAGAACACCCTAGAACCTGGACAAGCGGCTCGCATTTTTACCGGGGCCATGGTTCCTCCAGGGGCGGATACCATTGTCATGCAGGAGAATACACGACGGGAGGGCGATCGCCTTGAGGTGTTAGAACCGCCCAAAGCGTTGGGGGAATTTGTCCGTCATCGCGGCCGCTTTTACCAAGCCGGAACCCCTCTTCTTAATCCGGGGATTCGTCTGCGAGCGGCGGAGATTGCGGTGTTGGCAGCGGCTCAATGTAATCTGATTAAGGTAATTCGTAAACCTCGTGTGGCGATTCTCTCAACGGGGAGTGAGTTGGTGGCTCCGGATCAGCCTCTGAAACCGGGACAAATTGTGGATTCAAATCAATATGCTTTGGCGGCGTTTTTGCAGCAGTTGGGGATTGAGGCGTTACGGTTGGGGATTGTGGCCGATGATCCCCAGGTGCTGCGTCAGAACATCCGGGAAGCTCTGCAATGGGGGGATGTGGTGCTGTCGACGGGAGGCGTTTCGGTGGGAGATTATGACTATATTGAGGGGATTTTACAGGAGTTGGGGGGCGAATTGTTGGTGCAGTCGGTGGCGATTAAACCGGGAAAACCTTTGACGATGGCTCGTTTTCCCAAGTTGCGATCGCTCTATTTTGGCCTACCAGGAAATCCCGTGTCGGCGTTAGTGACGGCTTGGCGATTTGTTCAACCGGCTCTGCTGAAACTCTCAGGATTAAGTCAAGGCTGGCAACCCCAATTTGTAGAAGCAACAACGGAGTTGGCGTTACCGGCTGCCCCGAGTCGAGAAACCTATATTTGGGGACAGGTGACAATTCGGGATGGGCATTTCTACTTTAATTGTGCTGGAGGAAGTTTTAGTTCAGGAAATTTGGTGAATTTAGCTCAAACGACTGCCTGTGCGGTGATTCCGGTGGGGAGTTCTGCCATTTCGGCGGGAGACAAGGTGTCTTTGCTGCTGTTGAGTGCCTGACAGATAGACTGAAACTAAAAGGAGAGTTTATGGGAAACAACGTTGAAGACATCTATACGGAAATGATTTCTAGCCTGCCTCCAACGGTTTGTTCTCTTGTTGCGTTTTCAAGATTCAGGTTTATTAGTAAAATTTATGGCAGATTAAAATCCCGATCGTAGGGGCGAAAAATTTTTCGCCCCTACAATTTTGTATCCAATTCGTTATCCATGATTAATTATTTATTGTATTCCAATGTTTAATCCTTCGGACTTATCTCTACGTCGTCTTGTTGCCCAGATGTTTGTGGTTCGGGCTTCAGGACATCTATTTGACTCGCAAATCCGCTATCCGGCCTGGGAACCGGCTCGGGAGCGGTTGCAGCATTGGATTGAGGATTGGGGCATCGGTGGGGTATTGCTCATTGATGGGAGTGTGAGTGAGTTACGGCTGAGAACGGAGCAATTGCAAGGTTGGGCGGAGATTCCCTTGCTCCTCTGTGCCGATATTGAGGAGGGGGTGGGGCAACGCTTTACGGGGGCCACCTGGTTTCCGCCGCCGATGGCGTTGGGTGAGATGGCCCGAGAGGATTTGGCCCAAGCAGAAGGGTTGGCCCGGGAGATGGGCCAATGGTTGGCCTCGGAAGCGGTGGCGGCAGGATTAAACTGGATTTTGGCCCCGGTGGTGGATGTGAATAATAATCCTGAGAATCCAGTTATTAATGTGCGATCGTTTAGTGACAATCCGGGGATCGTTACGGCGTTGGCAACGGCGTTTATTCAAGGGACTCAAACTCAGTCGGTTTTAACTACCGCTAAACATTTTCCGGGCCATGGGGATACCAGCGTGGATTCCCATTGGCAGTTGCCTCGATTGCCCCATGAGGCTCAACGCCTGGATGAGGTGGAGTTGTTACCGTTTCGGGGAGCGATCGCCGCTGGGG contains these protein-coding regions:
- a CDS encoding threonine-phosphate decarboxylase; this translates as MTHPPIHGGNLTWAASFAGCRPEEILDFSANINPLGPPQTALDAIQRTLKELRNYPDPNYGPLREAIARSHKIDPAWVLPGNGAAELLTWAGLELSQCDRVLLPLPAFGDYGRALSTFGATVRPVSAWNQPLWQVSSQEGLLVNNPHNPTGQLWPRWRLRAILETAQLVVADEAFMDFLEPDSQESLIDWVQEFPNLVVLRSLTKFYSLPGLRLGYAISHPDRLRRWQRWRDSWSVNVLAAAAGVAVLGDYPFQKRTYEWLKPAKHQLWEAINAIPGLSADWGAANFLLVRTQMPGDQLQRLLLREQRIFVRDCLSFQELGDRFVRVAVKRPQENRRLVSALEVIFHSTPYT
- the cobD gene encoding cobalamin biosynthesis protein CobD → MMAILLNDGAIALLIFLGALLLDYLLGDPWHWLHPVQVMGWVISAYTETALRLTQSPRWLRWLGVGLTLLMVLGSGGLAWGMIALGGWIHPGVGAAIAIILFASCLAGRSLRRAAEDVLTPILNGDVPAARQRLQNYVGRDTDHLTESEILRAILETVAENTVDGVTAPLFYGLVGSIVSPGGAAVVALAYKSVSTLDSMVGYKRPPYIDIGWCSARTEDVLTWLPCRLTVLTIALLSGHPHHLWGQCRQQARLDPSPNSGWSECAYALALGVELGGTNRYQGVVTEKPRLGKPDRPITASVVQEALGLTRRLLVWGSLVGVWWIWGRYRFG
- a CDS encoding HAD-IA family hydrolase, whose protein sequence is MVLTAILFDLDGTLVNTDILHFAIWQELLLEQGITIDRPFYDQFMVGHRNEAIVRDVLSHLPFEVGMELARRKEALFRERGTQMQRLAGLDRLLDWLSQQELATAVVTNAPRENAEMMLTALGLGDRFDRVIISEELPQGKPHPLPYQTALQQLGRESGEAIAFEDTPLGICSAVGAGVTTIGMATTHDPRILEEAGAKFAIEDFTQERLWNWLPQLSVSA
- a CDS encoding CHAD domain-containing protein, whose translation is MTSSTPTFGDRAHQAISTHVEHILKHEEDVLGDRDPEALHQMRVGMRRLRSDTVGFAAAVILPKPAQNRKIGKMARTLGVLRDIDVMQQLLQEQFLPNSPKKERDRLQPALKTLAKRRKTARKDTEKLLQGKAYNKFKGAIQEWLQHPQYSPYADLPIQDVLADILLPSISGLLLEPGWWVGVSKPTASSPDANAKSSTSIEAAQLTQEEVETLLLSQGQHLHNLRKQTKRVRYLMYLFADLYSPTYQAYLSDMKDLQEVLGNLQDSYVMGEFLSEALNQDFSKIAPNLAQQLQQRRYQAWLQWHSLQCRYLSAPIRQVFRSEVVNGYQG
- a CDS encoding molybdopterin molybdotransferase MoeA, with the translated sequence MLSVADAERVILAAVHPLTEVEGVHLPDATGRILAQTVRSQLDFPHWDNSAMDGYAVRFEDVADSSRDHPRGLQVIEEIAAGQPPQNTLEPGQAARIFTGAMVPPGADTIVMQENTRREGDRLEVLEPPKALGEFVRHRGRFYQAGTPLLNPGIRLRAAEIAVLAAAQCNLIKVIRKPRVAILSTGSELVAPDQPLKPGQIVDSNQYALAAFLQQLGIEALRLGIVADDPQVLRQNIREALQWGDVVLSTGGVSVGDYDYIEGILQELGGELLVQSVAIKPGKPLTMARFPKLRSLYFGLPGNPVSALVTAWRFVQPALLKLSGLSQGWQPQFVEATTELALPAAPSRETYIWGQVTIRDGHFYFNCAGGSFSSGNLVNLAQTTACAVIPVGSSAISAGDKVSLLLLSA